Within the Pirellulales bacterium genome, the region AAACGTGTTCTTGGCATTCGTGCCGATCGAACCGATTGCTGCCAAGCAGACGATCACAATCAGGGCCAACATCACGGCGTACTCGACCGCGGTGGGGCCATCTTCCGAAACCAGGAACTTACGAACTTTCAAAGCAAAACTGGACATGAAACGAACCTCCAAAAATTCTGACCATTGAGCGTCATGGTATGGCTGCGCCAAAGGGTCAGGAAGACAAGGGAATGTGGGAAATCGCTGGGTGTGGCGCCGGCCGTTTTTGCGGCCGGCGCCGACCTGCGATACACCCGAGCAAAAACCCTGTTACCGTAAACAAGTGGTGCCTCGCCTCGAATCTAGAAAAGAACGTCGTCCACTGTTCTCCGCGTAAGCGGGTTCAAGCGTCCAACACCCCTTCGGCAGTCTGGCGACCATCGAGTTCGTCGGCTCGACGGCCCATAACTTTGCGCCCCAGCCTTGCGACTGGTTTGCCTTTATCGAGGATGCGAAGGCCCAGCAGGCCAAAAACGTTGCGAACTGCTTTCCGACCGGTTCGATTACGAATAGTGAATGCCCGGCGGTTGGCAGCATCGCTTTACCACGGCCGGAAGGCCGTGTTCACAAGTCGTCGCACTCGAACGTT harbors:
- a CDS encoding Flp family type IVb pilin, which codes for MSSFALKVRKFLVSEDGPTAVEYAVMLALIVIVCLAAIGSIGTNAKNTFQNVATSLAGGS